In a single window of the Geitlerinema sp. PCC 9228 genome:
- a CDS encoding DNA-directed RNA polymerase subunit gamma, whose protein sequence is MAKLEQRFDYVKIGLASPERIREWGERSLPNGQVVGEVTKPETINYRTLKPEMDGLFCERIFGPAKDWECHCGKYKRVRHRGIVCERCGVEVTESRVRRHRMGYIKLAAPVVHVWYLKGIPSYISILLDMPLRDVEQVVYFNAYVVLNPGNADNLHYKQLLTEEQWMEIEDELYAEDSTLEDVEVGIGAEALQRLLMDLNLEETAEELRQNIAVSKGQKRAKLIKRLRIVDQFVGTGSKPEWMVLTYIPVIPPDLRPMVQLDGGRFATSDLNDLYRRVINRNNRLARLQEILAPEIIIRNEKRMLQEAVDALIDNGRRGRTVVGANNRPLKSLSDIIEGKQGRFRQNLLGKRVDYSGRSVIVVGPKLKMHQCGLPREMAIELFQPFVINRLIRQNVVNNIKAAKKLIQRGDGAVWDVLEEVIEGHPVLLNRAPTLHRLGIQAFEPILVEGRAIQLHPLVCPAFNADFDGDQMAVHVPLSLEAQAEARLLMLASNNILSPATGNPICAPSQDMVLGCYYLTAENPRDNKGGDRYFANMRDAVAAYEQGIVGLHAYVWVRYDGEVETAEEDNEPIEVYKQDDGTVTKLYKWRRVREDSEGGLISQYIRTTIGRIILNLTIHDALQSI, encoded by the coding sequence ATGGCTAAGTTAGAGCAACGCTTTGATTACGTCAAAATTGGTTTGGCTTCTCCAGAACGAATTCGCGAGTGGGGAGAGCGCAGCTTACCCAACGGTCAGGTTGTCGGTGAGGTGACCAAACCGGAAACGATTAACTACCGCACTCTCAAACCGGAAATGGACGGCCTCTTTTGCGAGCGGATTTTTGGTCCGGCGAAGGATTGGGAGTGCCATTGTGGTAAGTACAAACGGGTGCGCCATCGCGGGATTGTTTGCGAGCGTTGCGGGGTGGAGGTGACTGAGTCGCGGGTGCGCCGCCACCGTATGGGGTATATTAAGTTGGCGGCTCCTGTGGTGCATGTTTGGTACCTCAAGGGGATTCCCAGCTATATCTCGATTTTGTTGGATATGCCTTTGCGGGATGTGGAGCAAGTTGTTTATTTTAATGCGTATGTGGTGCTCAATCCCGGCAATGCGGATAATCTTCATTACAAGCAGCTGCTTACGGAGGAGCAGTGGATGGAGATTGAAGATGAGCTGTATGCGGAAGATAGTACGTTGGAAGATGTGGAGGTGGGCATTGGCGCTGAGGCGCTGCAGCGGTTGTTGATGGATTTGAATTTGGAGGAGACTGCTGAGGAGCTGCGCCAGAATATTGCGGTTAGTAAGGGGCAGAAGCGGGCGAAGTTGATTAAGCGGTTGCGGATTGTGGACCAGTTTGTGGGAACTGGGTCGAAGCCGGAGTGGATGGTGCTGACGTATATTCCGGTGATTCCGCCAGATTTGCGCCCGATGGTGCAGCTTGATGGGGGTCGTTTTGCGACTTCGGATTTGAATGATTTGTACCGCCGGGTGATTAATCGCAACAATCGTTTGGCGCGGTTGCAGGAGATTTTGGCACCGGAGATTATTATTCGCAATGAGAAGCGGATGCTGCAAGAGGCGGTGGATGCGCTGATTGATAATGGTCGGCGCGGTCGGACGGTGGTGGGTGCGAATAACCGTCCTTTGAAGTCGCTGTCGGATATTATTGAGGGCAAGCAGGGACGCTTTCGGCAGAATTTGCTGGGCAAACGGGTGGATTATTCGGGTCGGAGTGTGATTGTGGTCGGTCCGAAGCTGAAGATGCACCAGTGCGGTTTGCCCCGGGAAATGGCGATTGAGTTGTTCCAGCCTTTTGTGATTAATCGCTTGATTCGCCAGAATGTGGTGAATAATATTAAGGCGGCGAAGAAGCTGATTCAACGGGGTGATGGTGCAGTTTGGGATGTTTTGGAGGAGGTGATTGAGGGGCATCCGGTGCTACTCAACCGGGCACCGACGCTGCACCGTTTGGGAATTCAGGCGTTTGAACCGATTTTGGTAGAGGGACGGGCGATTCAGTTGCACCCGCTGGTGTGTCCGGCGTTTAATGCGGATTTTGATGGCGACCAAATGGCGGTGCACGTGCCTTTGTCGCTGGAGGCGCAGGCGGAGGCGCGTTTGCTGATGCTGGCTTCTAATAATATTCTGTCGCCGGCGACGGGGAATCCGATTTGTGCGCCTTCTCAGGATATGGTGTTGGGGTGCTATTATTTGACGGCGGAAAATCCCCGGGATAATAAGGGGGGCGATCGCTATTTTGCCAATATGCGCGATGCGGTGGCGGCTTACGAACAAGGAATTGTGGGATTGCATGCTTATGTTTGGGTGCGTTACGACGGTGAAGTGGAAACGGCTGAGGAGGACAACGAACCGATAGAGGTATACAAACAAGATGATGGTACGGTGACGAAGCTTTATAAGTGGCGTCGCGTTCGCGAAGATAGCGAGGGCGGTTTGATTTCCCAGTACATTCGCACGACCATTGGTCGCATTATTCTCAATCTAACGATTCACGATGCTTTGCAAAGTATCTAA